GATCTCCTGTGGGGGTGGAACCGGCGGGGGAGGGGTTGGGGTGGACGGCAGAGGTGTCGATGAGGCGGACGCGCCCGGAGCCGAGGTCGTAGACGGCGCCGGCCAGGAGGGCGTCGGCACGGGAGGCGAGGGTGGTCATGCGCTCACGCTCCGGAACGACCGGATCACCGACGTCGGCGGGACGAGCTCGGCGGCCTCCAGGCGAGGCTCGTGCCGGGCGACGGACTCCATCGCCGCGTCCACGTCGAGGTGGACGTGCCGGCCGAGCCGCTGCCACAGGCCGGACCGCATCATCACGTCGCGGACGGGGCCCTTCACCGTGGCGAGGTGCACGTCGACGCCGCGCTCGGTCAGCTCGTCGAGTATCTCGTGGAGCGCCTGGTCGCCCGAGGCGTCCAGGTCGTTGACGCCGGTGAAGTCGATCACGACGGTGTCGACGTCGCCCTCCTCGGCGACCAGCTCGGTGAGGCGCCGCTTCACGAAGGCCACGTTGACGAAGTTGACCGAGGTGTCGAGGCGGATGGCGGTGACGCCGGGGATCCGTTCGGCGGTCGGGAAGCGGTCGACGTTGCGGTAGGCGTGCGTGCCGGCGATGCGCCCGAGGACGGCGGTGTGGGGCTTCATGAGGCGCAGGAACAGCAGGCCGAGCGAGGTGACGACGGCGACGCCGATGCCGAGCTCGATGCCGAGCGCGAGCGTGGCGACGAACGCCACCGCCATCGGCACCAGGTCGGCCCGGTTGACGTGGGCGATGTGCCGGGCCTCGCGCCAGTCGACGAGGCTCGCCACGGCGACGACGACGATGGCGCCGAGGGTGGCCGACGGCAGCGACTCGAGGTACGGCGTGAGCAGCACGAGGGCGACGAGGATGATCGCCACGGTGATCAGCGAGGCGAGGGGCGTGCGGGCCCCGGCCTGGGCGTTCACCGCCGTGCGGGAGAACCCGCCCGTGACGGGGAAGCCGCCGAAGAACCCGGCCCCGAGGTTCGCCGACCCGAGCCCGATGAGCTCCTGGTTGGCGTCGACCTCGTAGCGGTTCTTGCGAGCGAACACCTTGGCGATCGCGATCGACTCCATGAACCCGGCGAGCGTGATGACGAGGGCGGCGGGCAGCAGGCTGCCGACGACGCTCGAGTCGAACGACGGGACGGCGAGCATCGGCAGGTCGCTCGGGATCTCGCCGAGGACCTTCACGCCCCGGTCCTCGAGCGACAGCAGCTGGACGGCGCCGGTGGTGAGGGCGACGACCGCGAGCGCGGAGGGGAACGTGCGCTTCCAGCGCTTGAGCCCGACGAGCAGGGCGATGGCGGCCACACCGACCGCCACGGTCGTCCAGTTGACCTCACCGAGGTGGCGGACCAGCTCGGTGACGGTCTCGATCCAGCCCTCCGAGCTCGGCATGGTGATGCCGAGGAGGTGCTTGACCTGGCTCGTGCCGATGATGATGGCGGCCGCGGCCGTGTAGCCGACGAGCACCGGGTGGGAGAGGAAGTTGACGACCCATCCCGCCTTCAGCGCACCGAGCACGAAGTGGATGACGGCCACCATCACCGCGAGCAGGGCGGCGAGCTCGACGTAGCGGGCGGTGCCCTCCTCGGCGAGCGGGGCGATGGCCGACGCGGTGAGCAGCGACATGATCGCCACCGGCCCCACGGCCAGCTGCCGCGACGTGCCGATCAGCGCGTAGAGGACCAGCGGCACCGTCGACGCGTAGAGCCCGGCCTCGGGCGGCATCCCGGCGAGCATGGCGTAGGCCATGCCCTGGGGGATGAGCATCGCGGCGACGGTGAGGCCGGCGGTCAGGTCCCCGTTGAGGTCCCTTTGCTGGTAGCGGGGGAGCCACCCGAGGATCGGGAGGCGGGCGGTCAGTGCGCGCATGCTGCGGCCCTACCCCCGCTCGACCGGGAGCCCGGCCTGCTGCCACGCGCCCATTCCGCCCTCGACGTTGCGGGCGTCGATGCCGACGGCCCGGAGCGCCTGGGTGGCCATGGCCGACCGGTTGCCCGACCGGCAGATGACGAAGACGACGTCGGCCGCAGGGAGGCGCTCGGGGTCGAGCGAACCGAGCGGGACGTGCACCGCGCCGGGCGCATGGCCGGCGGACCACTCGTCGGGCTCGCGGACGTCGACGAGGACGGTGCCGGCGGAGCGGGACGCAGCGGTCTCGACGTCGACGGCGGGGATCGAGGTGGCAGAGGCGGTGAGGCGGCTGAACAGGTTCACGTCGGCCACGCTACAGGTACCCCCAGGGGTATGCAACGTCATGCCGCCGGGGGTATGTCGACCGGCCCGCCCGCCCGGCGCCACTCGATGACGCCGCCGTCGAGCCGACGTGCCGTCCGGCCGGCCGCACGCAGGCGGCGGACCGCGTCATCGGCGAAGCGGCAGTACGGCCCGCGGCAGTAGACGACGACGTCGACGCCGCTCGGGAGCTCGTCGACGGCGCCGCCCAGCTCCTCGACCGGGACCGAGGCCGCGCCGGGCAGGTGGCCGGCGAGGTACTCGAGTCGCGGCCGCACGTCGAGCAGGGCGACCTCGCCGGCTCGCACCCGGGCCAGGACCTCCCCGACGTCGAGCGGCTCGTGCTCGATGTCGTCGCGCTCGCCCATGTAGGCGGCGGCCAGGACGGGGACCGGGGCCGCGTGGTCCCCGGCGACGTCGCGCAGCGCAGCCCACAGGTCGGCCACGCGATCCGACGCCAGCCGGTAGCGCACGTGCTGGCCGTCTCGGCGGGACCGCACGAGCCCGGCGGTCGCCAGAGTGCGCAGGTGGTGAGAGGTGTTGGCGACGCTCTGGTCGATCTCGCGGGCCACCTGCTCCACCGAGCGCTCGGCCTGGGCGAGGAGGTCGACGATCTCGGTGCGGCGGCCGCTCGCCAGGGCCTTGGCCACTGCGGCGAAGCCGTCGTGCAGGGCGTCCTTCTCCGGACGGAGGTTGCTCATAGACTCAAACTAGCATTTGAATGTAGCGGTGGACAGACCTCGTCTCGGCTTGCGCGCCAACCTCAGCCAGTTCCTGCTGCTCGTCGCGGTGAACGCCCTGGTCGGCGGGATGGTCGGC
This portion of the Actinomarinicola tropica genome encodes:
- a CDS encoding SulP family inorganic anion transporter, whose translation is MRALTARLPILGWLPRYQQRDLNGDLTAGLTVAAMLIPQGMAYAMLAGMPPEAGLYASTVPLVLYALIGTSRQLAVGPVAIMSLLTASAIAPLAEEGTARYVELAALLAVMVAVIHFVLGALKAGWVVNFLSHPVLVGYTAAAAIIIGTSQVKHLLGITMPSSEGWIETVTELVRHLGEVNWTTVAVGVAAIALLVGLKRWKRTFPSALAVVALTTGAVQLLSLEDRGVKVLGEIPSDLPMLAVPSFDSSVVGSLLPAALVITLAGFMESIAIAKVFARKNRYEVDANQELIGLGSANLGAGFFGGFPVTGGFSRTAVNAQAGARTPLASLITVAIILVALVLLTPYLESLPSATLGAIVVVAVASLVDWREARHIAHVNRADLVPMAVAFVATLALGIELGIGVAVVTSLGLLFLRLMKPHTAVLGRIAGTHAYRNVDRFPTAERIPGVTAIRLDTSVNFVNVAFVKRRLTELVAEEGDVDTVVIDFTGVNDLDASGDQALHEILDELTERGVDVHLATVKGPVRDVMMRSGLWQRLGRHVHLDVDAAMESVARHEPRLEAAELVPPTSVIRSFRSVSA
- a CDS encoding rhodanese-like domain-containing protein, which gives rise to MNLFSRLTASATSIPAVDVETAASRSAGTVLVDVREPDEWSAGHAPGAVHVPLGSLDPERLPAADVVFVICRSGNRSAMATQALRAVGIDARNVEGGMGAWQQAGLPVERG
- a CDS encoding ArsR/SmtB family transcription factor encodes the protein MSNLRPEKDALHDGFAAVAKALASGRRTEIVDLLAQAERSVEQVAREIDQSVANTSHHLRTLATAGLVRSRRDGQHVRYRLASDRVADLWAALRDVAGDHAAPVPVLAAAYMGERDDIEHEPLDVGEVLARVRAGEVALLDVRPRLEYLAGHLPGAASVPVEELGGAVDELPSGVDVVVYCRGPYCRFADDAVRRLRAAGRTARRLDGGVIEWRRAGGPVDIPPAA